The Kitasatospora viridis DNA window GCACGGCGGGCGTGCGGGCCAGGAACGCCAGGCCGTCCGCCACCCCGCGCAGCCCGGGCCGGGCGGCGGCCGCACCCGGGCTCAGCCGGGGCAGGCCGAACGCGCCGTACAGTGCGGCGCAGAAGGTGAACGCGTCGATCAGGTAGCACCCGCCGACGCCCAGCCAGCCCACCAGCACCCCGCCCAGCGCCGGGCCCGCCAGCATCGCGCCCTGGAAGCCGATCCGCTGCAGTGCCAGACCGGCCGCCAGCTGCTCCTTGGGCAGCAGCTGCGGCAGGAAGGTGCGGGCGGCCGGGCCGCTGCCCGCACCGAAGCAGGCCTGCGCCGCGACCAGCGCCAGCACCCCGCCGGCCGGCAGCCGGCCGAACCCGCCCTGCGCGGCCAGCAGCACCGAACAGAGGGCCTGGCCGGCGGTGCTGACGAGGTAGCACATCCGCCGGTCCACCCGGTCGACCAGCGAGCCGGCGAACAGCCCGAGCACGACCAGCGGCACCGCCTGGGCCAGGCCGACGGCGCCGGTCCACGCGGTGCTCCTGGTCGCCTGCCAGACCTGGAACATCACGCCGACCAGGGTCATCTGGCTGCCGGAGGCGGACAGCGCCATGCCGGACCAGAGCCGGCGGAAGACCGGGGAGGAGCGCAGCGGGCCTATGTCCAGCAGGGTGTGCCTCAGTGCCATTCCGGGTCCT harbors:
- a CDS encoding MFS transporter, which codes for MALRHTLLDIGPLRSSPVFRRLWSGMALSASGSQMTLVGVMFQVWQATRSTAWTGAVGLAQAVPLVVLGLFAGSLVDRVDRRMCYLVSTAGQALCSVLLAAQGGFGRLPAGGVLALVAAQACFGAGSGPAARTFLPQLLPKEQLAAGLALQRIGFQGAMLAGPALGGVLVGWLGVGGCYLIDAFTFCAALYGAFGLPRLSPGAAAARPGLRGVADGLAFLARTPAVRGALLTDLAATVLSMPISLFPLVNAERFGDDPRTLGLFLTALAVGGILASVFSGSFTRLPRPGLVMLCGSATWGAALALFGLAPNPWVGLAFLTLAGAADTVAVVSRSTIVQTHTPTELLGRVGAAEQIVGQAGPDLGNMRGGLVAEASSGAAALVSGGLLCVGAVLLVGAATPGLRWSTKVAAAAEQG